The genome window TCATCGCTCCTGGCGGTACAGACGGTCCTCAGCCCCCTCCCCGGCGTTTACCGAGGCCTTCTCGACGACCCCAGCCAGCTCCAAAAGGGCCGCCGGGTTGCGGCGCAACCTGGCCTCCAGCGCCTCCTGCACCAGGGCCGAGAGGCTGGTCTCGGGGTGCTCCTTCAGGTAAGCCTCCACCACCCGGGCGAGGTCGTTGGGCAGGTAGATGGTGGTTCGCATGGCTTTATCATACCATGTAATACTACTCCACCTTCAGCCACCGCCCCCGGTCGTGGGCCTGGAGGGTCTGGTACAGCGTCCGCATCTGCTCCAGGCCCCCCTCCTTCCAGGGCCGCCACTCCCACACCCGCTCGCTCCCCTTGAGGCCGAGCTCGAGGCGCACCCGCCCCTCCTCATCCTGCCGCAGCCGGTAGGCATAGACCTGATTCCTGAAGACCCCGATGGTGATCGCTAGCGTTTTCATGCCCACCGGAGGGGGGCGGCTCCTGCCGCCCCCTGGTTCAACCCTTGACCAGCCGAGCTATCTTCTCCAACGCGTCCTCTCTTTTGAGGTTGACCACGGGCACGCCCCACCTCGAGGCCAGCCGGATCGCCTGCCCCGTGCCACCAGTTTCCGGCCCGCATTCTTGCTCCGACTCGGCCCCGTCCGGTGTCCAGCAGAGGACGAAGGCCACCGGGTCGTTCAGGTCGAGCCCCAAGATCTGGTGGGAGTTCCGGGCCATCAACCGCTGTACCGCCGGTGACAGACGCCCCCAGGCCGGATGCAATGCTGCCGCCAGCCGCACCGCCTCCGGGCTCGGGGCTTTCAGCGCCCCTTCCCGGTAGCCGTTGTATCCCGGCCACGGCAGAAACACCTCAACTGCTCCACCGCCCGCACGGGCCCCCCGCTCAAACGCCCGGTCAGCCCCTTCTGCCCCACCCGTTCGCAGCGCCCAGCCCCGCTCCGCCAGCCGCCGGGCAATCTTCCCCATCAGCTTTAGCACATCCTCGGGCGCACGCCTGCTTCCTACCCCAGCATAGGTTTTCATACCCCGTGCGCTGGGGCGTCCTGCCGGGCAACACCGGGGAGATCTGGGCCCGGGGCCGGGTGGAAGATTCGGGCTTGGGCCCGGTCCTGGGGGACCGGGGGTTCCGCTAGGTGGAGGGAGTGGATGGGGAGAAACTGGATAGAGGTGCGCTTTGGCGTCCTGGTCAGGTCTTTCCGGCTTCGCCAAGTAGAGAGCAAGAGCTTCGGGGGCCTCGTAGCCCGGATAAACCTCCTCATCCTAGCCCACAATCTGGTTCGCAGTCATGTCCTCCTCAGAATGGCTGGGGTGGGGCTATGCGGTAGCAAACGAAGGTATACCTTACGCGGTCAGTTGAGCTTTGATCTGCTGTAGTTCCTGAAAAGCAGCCCGACTGGCAACCAGATAGAGCTTGGCCTTGAGGGCGAAGTAGTTGATTTGGGTCTGGTGGGAGAGGAGTTCCAGCTTGACAAAGGCCCACATAGCCGCAAAGAAATGGTTGGCCTGGGTGGTCAGGGTCTTGGTAGGCGACTTGGCCAGGGCAGCGTTTTGTCGGATGGATTGATGAAAGCGCTCGATCTCCCATCGTTTTTGATAGAGCTCGATCATCCGTTCAAAGTCCAGGGTGGTATCGCTGCTACACAAATACAACACCCCCTGGCTCCCATCTTCGTGGGTGAAGACTTGCCGAACCCGCAGCAGGGGGAAGGGAACCCCTTCCAGATATACCTGCCGGGGGGTGGGGTCTTGGTAGTCCAGACCCTCCACTCCTGTCCATTGACCCCTTTGCTGTTGTTCTTGGCTCATAGGGGGTGCGCACAGCGCATACCGGCGGTGCCGATAACCTGGCGCTACCTTGCGATTGCTTTTGAGCGGCATCACAAAGTGCTTCTTCATGTCCAGCACGATAAATCGCATGTTCGCCGCCGAGGCAAGCCAGACGTCGTTGAGCACGTGCTGGAAGGGAATCTGGTTATGCACTGCGGTTTGCAGCAGGTAGCGGGCGTGTTCATTCTTGCTCACCTGGCTGCGGCGTTTGCGCTGGCCACTTTTCTGATCTACATAGACTTCCGTCTTCTCCACCAGCACGTAGCCTACCGGCAAGGTCAGCCCCTGGCTGTGATACAACAGGCTCACAAAGTTGATCCCCTTGACCATCCGCTCTTTGCTATTGCCAGGCCACTATATCGTTCTCGTCCGTGTAGGGTTTCTCCAAAATGCTATCATCCAGAATCAGCACCCCTTCCTCACGCTGTATCTTTCGCACCGTGGCTTTGACCTTGCGCCACAACTGCACCGAGCCTTGTCAATCTCCCCCCAGCATGCGGGTGATCTGGTCGTGGCTTATGGCTCCATCCACCATCCGCGACAATCCTGTGGCCGTCGCCGCTCCAAAGCTGCTCAACAAGTAATCGGTGTACAAATCCAGGGGCTGGGGATTCACCTTTTCAATCTATGCCATTTCAGAAACTGTTGTAAAAGTCCCCTCCTCCAGCTTAAGCGGCCCTGGCCAGCCGCTTCACCAGCAAGCGTATCATGCCTAAATACATCCAGGCTTCCGTTACCTCAGGGGGGTACTCGTAATCTTTCCCCAGCCGTCGGTTTCGCCCCATCCAGGCAAAGGTCCGCTCCACCACCCACCGCTTGGGCAGGGGCTTGAACCCACCCTCCCGCGGGATCTCCGGCACCTCCTCCCCCTCCCGCACCCAGACCCCCCGCACCCCCGCGTAAGGACGGGCCACCACCTCCAGCTCCAGTCCCAGCCCCCTAGCCACCTCCCGCAAACCCCGGTAGCCCCAGTCCACAAAGAGCTTGCGCACCCGGGGCCACAAGGAGAGGTCCATCCCCAAAAGCAACGCCTGCCCACCCCACTTGTCGTGCTCATTGGCCGGGTGGACAAAGGCCATGAACTACTCGCAACCAACTTTGGTTGGAGTTTCGCGCGACCATCCTCACAGGCTCAAACGTGTGTAGGACACTCGCCTGCGGCTCCCTTTACGCGCATCCCCGTTCCGGGGACGACCTACAAAAACAGTATACAGGACTTTGTCCTGGCGGGGCTATCCTTCCCCGACCAACCGAACTGCGGTCTGGTCGGGGACTGCCGCCCCACACCCCTTCCGTTCAAGAGACGGCCCCCCGTGTTCTGCCGCTTTCTCCCTTTGACCTTCTTCGCCCCGTCGTGTCCCCGGGGCCCCCTTTTTCCGTGGTCTTGACGGACTGACTATCCATGACAAGAGCGCTGGGGCAAGCCTGCCTTCCTTCTCGCTCCCGATCCCACCGGACCAGGGCCTGGGCCACCCGCTCCCAGACCCCCTCCTTCTGCCACTTGCGGAAGTAGTGGTAGACCGTAGACCAGTGGGGTAAGTCATGGGGCATGGCCCGCCACTTGATGCCGTTTTCCAGGACGTAAAGTATGGCGCTGACGATCTCCCTCCTCGGCACCTTTGCGGGTCGGCCACCGGGCTTGGGGGCGGGGATCAACGGCTCCAGGATGGCCCACTCCGCGTCCGACAGGTCGCTGGGGTAAGATCTCCGTGTAGAAGCCACCCTTCAAGTATAGCGGACTTTTACGACAGTCTCTCAGCTTTGCCGCGTAAGGTGAGTTACTGAATCACCGGCTCGGCTTCCGACGAAAAGTGTGGCTCGAATCTTCTGAAATACGCATGCTGCCATTACCATGATACCCTCAGCTCAGTAAGCCCACGAAACCCGAACGCGGGCCGCCATATAAGCCTGCTGGTCTGCAAAGACAAGCTGCCTTTCCACTGTAGAAGAATCTCTAGAGCTTTTCCCCCTATCAGGCGGGCTAGCGGGGCACCTAGGCAATAGTGGGTTCCTCCGCCAAAGGCTGCTGTACGGTCCAGCTTCCTTTTTAAGTCAAGCCGGTCCGGATCGCTCACCCAGCTGGGATCACGGTTAGCCGAGCCCAGGACTAGGTACACGACTTGGCCCCGCTCGATCCCTTTACCCTGAAAAACGAAGCTCTCAGTTGCCCAGCGGCCAACGATCTGCACTGGGCTTTCGAAGCGCAAGAGTTCCTGGACTGCGTAGCCCAGCAACTGCGGGTCCTCCCTGAGAAGCTTGAGCTGGTCCTGGTGGCTCAAGAGTACCAACACGCTGTTCGTAATGAAGTCAGCGGTGGTCTGGGTACCAGCGTCGAGCAAGGCCAGCAGGTTCGCGACGAATTCTGTTTGGCTGACCTGTCCTAATTCCCGCGCAGCTAACATGCCAGCCAGCACGGTTCCCTGGGGGCTCCCCCCAGCCTCCCCCGCGAGTCCTTCTACCAGCTGGCCATACTCGGCCACCGCCCGGTTGGCTCTTAGAAGCTCTTCCTTGGGAGAGGAAGAGCTCACACTGGAGATCACCCCGATCCAGGCGCGCAACTCCTCGAACGAACTCTCCGGAACGCCCTGCAATTCCGCCAACACCCTGAGTACCAGCGGAAGAGCATACTCGTTGAGTACATCCATGGAATGCTGGTCCTCGATGTCCTGTAGCAGCTTGCGGGCGACCCACTCGACTCGCGGGACTACACCAGCGACTGCACGCGGAGACAAAAGCGGCCCCATCACCGCCCGCAGACGAGCGTGACCAACAGTATTCTGAAATCCCACCTGTTGAGCCATCATCCGCAAAAAGCCACGGTATGGCTCGGAAATGGGTCTTCCAGAGGGGACTCCCCTCCCAGTAGCCGGTCGTCGTCGCGACAACCGCGGATCCCTGAGGAGGCTCGCGATGTCGGCGTGGCGGAATACATACCACGCTCCGGCGCGCGTGTGGGGAATCCCCCAGTGCACAGGGTCCGACATACGCAGGCGCGCGTACGCTGGATAGGGGTCGGCAAGGACCTCCGGCGACAGGGGGTCAAAGGGTGGGACTGGGGCCGTTGGGGGCATAGCTCTGGACTTCACCACCTTCTAAAGTTACGGAGCCTCCTTGTCCACTTTTGGTGCCCTTTCCGCTCGCAACTGGGAAACGCCGGGCGTCGAGGCCCGGGGTTTCTTGTTAGGGCGTGCCAGTTCGATCCCGACGACTCGTCCGTCCGGAAGAACCCTTACACCAACCAGCAGGTCATAGTTCTGGGCTCGCTTCAGTTCAGCCTCCCAGGCCGGGTTGCGCAGGTCGAAGATGGCGCCCTCTCTCCAGGCAGGTCGGCGCTCATCAGAGCAGTCGTGCAGCAGTTTAAGTGTGGCAAACTGGAAGCGACCCTGGAGGTCGGTCCGAAGGGCGATGACCCTGGCGTAGCAACATGTCGTGTCCATCCAAGGGCCAAAGTCCGGCAACTCGCCGCCATCAGCAGCACCGGCATTCCCCGGACCTCCAATACGCTGGGCATCCATTTGGACGAAGAGCTTCGTCACCACCGCCTGTAGTTCCTCTATCCTTTCCTCGAGTGTTCGGGTGTCCTTATTAGCCATCCTCCTCCTCCACAACGCTTATCGTTTCGATCCGGGCCCACCTCCCCCGATCTGCTCCCGGGGAGGTCCTGCCAGGGACGGTTCGACTTGGACGTGGACGCCAAGGGTTGCCACATGTTGCACAACCCCCCTCACTGCGGCTTCGCAACAACGATGGAGCCCCTTGGCGCTGCGCAGATCGCCGTTGCGGAACTTCTCCACGAGGCTCTTAACCGCGGGCAGCAGCGACGGCAGTCGGAGGATCTCGTCGGGTGTGCGCGACCAAGAGGTGAAGTATGCCCGGTTCATGAGGGCGGAGATCATGGCCACATCCCACGCGAGGTTCCAGGCGATCCATCGCATTGCAGGGGCGTCGTCGCGTTTTCGGGCATTCTCCAGCTTGGCGAAGTTCTCCAACAATTCCCCCACGATCCCCTCGCGAATGGCTTGCACGAACGATCCGGACGGCAGCTGATCAACGAGCAGCTTTAGCTTGGGCCAGTGCCCCTCCGGGTCGTACAGGGATAAGACCGAGACAAACTGGTCTACGCACAAGGGCCAGGTCAGGTCTACCCGCTGCAGGCGCCGGTAGACCGACCCCACGGTGTGGAATTCGACGCTGATTTTGAGCCCTTGCACGTAGCGCTCGTCCCTGCCGGGGGTGGGTGAGCTTCGCATGAGGACCGACATCTCCAGGTCGGAGTAGGGCTCGTCGGAGCCCCGTGCGGTGGACCCATAGATTCCGATGGCCACAACCGCGTCCGAGTAATGGCCCAGGATCCAATCTGCGATGTGCCGGGCCCTCTCGAGGCGTTCCCGGCGGGTAGTTGCTCGGAGGATCGGGAGAGGTTTGTCCCGTGCGTGCATACCGTCGCCAACTCCGATAAGGACAGTAGGTGGTCAAGTGGTGCTCGCGGTTGAGCTTTTGCCACCTATAATCCGCTCGATCTGTGCCACGGCCTCGGGTGCGAGCACTACCCCGGCCGCACCAAGGTTTTCCTGAAGCTGCCCTATCCCGGTGGCTCCCACGATGGCGCATGAAAGCTCCTTGCGTCGCAAAACCCAAGCTAGCGCGAGCTGAGCCCGGGTCATTCCGTGCTCGGCAGCGACCGCCGCCAATTCCCGCACACGAGCGAGGTTGTGAGGCGTCAGCAGAGCTTCCTTCAGCACCTTATGCCGGGCCAACCGGCTACCGGGGGGGATCCCGTCGTCGTACTTCCCGGTGAGCACCCCCATCGCCAACGGGCTCGTGGCCATCAAGCCCAATCCGAGCGGCTCCGCCTCCGGCGCCAGGGTGTTTTCCCACCGCTTCCTGTAAAGGATCGAGTAGTCAACCTGCTCGCAGATAGGTGGATGCAGCCCATTCGCCCTGGCAAACTCGCATGCACCCGCCAGCCGTGCGACAGGCCACTCGCTGGTTCCCCAGTAGAGGATAAGCCCCTGATCAACGAACGCGCTCATGGTCGTGACAATCTCCTCGAGGGGTACATCCGGGTCGTGGCGGTGAGCAAAGTAGATATCCAGATAATCCGTTCGTAGCCTTTGAAGGCTGGCCTGCAGAGAGGCGCGCAGGTGCTTGCGGGAGAGGCCCTGGCTATTGGGACACCCGGACACAGGCCATCCCGCCTTCGAGGCGAGGACGAGGGTGCTGCGTGGGTACTCGGCGAGCACGCTGCCCATGAGTTCTTCAGCGCATCCGTTCGCATAGGTGTCCGCGTTATCGAAGAAGTTGACGCCGGACTCGTAGGCCAGACACACGATCTTCTTGACCTCGCCCACATCCTTCACGCAATCTCCGAAGCTGGCCCAGGCACCCAGGGCGATCTCGGAGACCTGAAGGCCCCACTTACCGACCTTGCGATACCTCATGCCCATTAAGCACCCCCACCGCTATCGCCGCAGGTTGGCTCTCAGTTCCCAGTCCCCTCATAAGCGCGGAGGGCCCACGACCACGCCAGCAGGCACAAGCCGAAGAACGCGCCGGCAGCGACCAAAGCCTCGGCAAGGGCGATGGTGCCTGCTGTGCGTGTGTGCTCGTCGAGCAGGAGAGCGGCAGGAACATAGCCGGTCAGCGCCAGCGGGACGACGAACGTCAGGAGAAAGGCCCCGGTTCGACCGAAGATGGGAAGCGGGTACTTGGCGAACTCGGTTAAGCTCCACAAGGTCGTGATGGCGTCCAAACTGCCGATGACCCGCATGGCTACGGCAGCCCCCAGGATCATGAGCCCGAGATAGATGAACGCGCCCAGGAGAACAAATAAGAGGACCGTGGCAACCTTACCGGCAGTCCATTCCACCCCGGCCGCGGACGCTCCATGGAGGACCAGGATCAGCCCGGTCAGGCATCCTGAAATCCGCTCGAAGTGGATCCGCTCAGTGAGGAGCTGGAAGAGTACCCCGAGCGGACGGAGCTTGTAGAGCAGCAGGCTGCCGTCCTGGGCGTAGCTGCCGACCCACCATAGGCTCTCCCCCAGAGTGTCGGCAAGGCCGAGCGCCATTCGGTTCAACCCGTAAAGCACGAGCATCTCGGGGAAGGTCCAGCCGCGGACTTGCGGCACGTGTGTGAAGATGACGGAGAAAAGCACCAGGGTCAGGGCCTGCTCCAGGAGCACGGTGAGCACGCCAGCGGTATAGTCCACCCGGTACTGCTTCCAGGTCGCGAATTGCAGCCTCAGGGCGGCCAGCGCGAGGGCGAGGTAGTGGGTCATTTATCCTCCTTGCACGTTGAACCGCTGGCGTACTCGTCCGAGGAGGAAGCGGGAGCTTGCAGCAAGCACCAGGAGCCAGAACAGCTGCACCGCCAGTCCGCGGAAGATCTCGCTCTCCGGCATGGACGGCTGCAGCATGCGCGCAGGAAGGTAGATAAAGGCCTGGAAAGGCAGCAGACTGGCTAGAAGGGCGTAGCGATCCGGCAGCAGGTCAATGGGGAAAAATGCCCCGCTCAGGAGCGCCACGACCAGGGCCTTGGCTTCGTTGATCCCCTGCTGCGCGCTAGTGTAGAAAGCCGAGAGGCTCATCAAGAACTCGAAAAAGTAGGCACAGGCAAAACCCACCACCAGGCTCAGGAAGAACCACCCCAACCGCCACTCGCCAGCGCTCCAGGCCCCGGAGACGAACGCTGCGGTGGCGTAGGCCGGCAGCGCCATGACCAACTGTCCGGCCTTCTGCCCTAACCACCGGGCTAGGAGGGCATACTCCAGTTCGACCGGCTGTACCAAGTCGTACACAACGGTTCCCACACGGACGCGCTGGGCAAAGAACCCCCAGGCAGGCCCGCCGGTGAATCGCGCTGCGAGTCGCGCGGTCAATAAGTACAAGTAGAAAGCAGCGAAGTCCCGATCCGCAAATGACCCTGCGGGTACGGAAAGGAAAACCGCGCGCCACAAAAAGTAAAATGCCACCAGGAGCGCCAGCTCTCCGACGACCCAGACCGCGGCCGCTCTACGGTATGCGAGGGCCAGCTGAAATCCGACACGGAGGTTGGCGGTATAAGGGATCATCTCTACCTTGCTCCCCGGTAGACCCGCCGGAGTACCTCCTCGATCGAGGGTTCGTGGGTGGTCATCTCCCTGACCGGGGTTTGTGGAAGAAGGCGCGCAAGCACAGCCGCAGGGGCTCCTCCCCCCTCATGGGCGACGCACACCCAGCCGTCGTGGGTGTAGACCTCCCGTACTCCGCCCAGCCCCTCAAGCCAAGCGCGCACCTGATCCGCCCCGGCTTCGAGCCTTAGCCGGAGCTCGGGGAGTACGCCGTGCTGGGCTCGGAGTTGTCGGAGGGTTCCGTCGTAGAGGACTCGGCCCTCGTCGAGCAGGACGATACGATCGCTCAAGGCTTCAACATCGTCCAAGTCGTGCGACGTCAGGATGACGGTCGTCTGTAGATCAGAGGCCACCTGACGGATAGCGGACCGCAGCAACGCCTTGCTGTCGAAGTCCAGGCCGATGGTAGGCTCATCGAGCAGGAGCACCCTGGGGTGGTGGAGGAAGGCGAGGGCCAAGTCGCACCGGACGCGCTGTCCAAGGCTCAGCTGGCGTACCGGCTGCGAGAGCAACCCCTCGATGCCGAATTGCCGGGCCATGGCACCGATGCGCTGATCCAATCCACTCTGGCTGAGGCGATACACCTTGGCGTGGTAGCGGAGCGACTCCAGCACCGGCAGGTCCCAGAAAAGCCGGGTGCGGTGGCCCATCACCACCCCGAGTTCCAGCTGGTGGGCGGTGCGCTGGCGGAACGGGTCTCGGCCCGCCACAACAACCCGACCCGCCGAGGGGCGGACGATCCCCGCGATGATCTTGATGGTTGTGGACTTGCCTGCCCCGTTGGGTCCGATGTAGCCGACCACCTGCCCCTGCGGGACGGTGAGGCTGATGTTGTCCAGGGCGGTAATTTCCCGGTAACGCGGCTTCACCAGGCTCCGCACGAAGCCCCCGAGGCCACGCCCGGGCTCGAGCACCCGGTAGCGTTTGGAAACCCCCTCCAGGACAATCATAAGCCGGCTGATCCTACAAAAGCGGAGGCCATAAGGCCTCCTCTGAACGGCACCAGCACTCCTTCAGGCTCGCTCCCGCGGCCGGATGCCGCCCGAATGGGCTTGGGGGAGGTTCGTGAAGGAGAGGATGTCGATTTCCCCAGGCTGCACGATCCTTACCGGTGTTTCGACCTCAATCTTGGGCAGATCGTCACCGAAGCCGTGCCTCGTGATGTGCTCGTAGTAGCGGTCCAAGGCCCCGGGCAGGTCGATCCGCGGGGTGTCCTGCTCAAGCCCGGTATCGTCGGACTCGTCCTCGTCTTCGTCAAAGATGCCGTCGGTTAACCCCCCGCGGTTATGCGACAGGATCATGTAGTTGCCGGAGATGTTCAGCCGCGCCATCTTGAAGATGGCGTCGCCCGGACGGACCTCGCCATCCCAGAAAAGGATCGCGCCCCGGTCCGCCAGGTACTTGGCCTTGCGGAATTGGCGCGAAAGCAGCAGATTCGTAGGGTTTTGCAGCGGGAGCGAAACCCCTTCTCCGAGGGTGATCTGCCAGCACAGCCAGGGCTCATCGGTCAGGTTGGTCTCCGCCTTGACCAGCGTGTATTCCCCGGGCTCCGGGATCGGCACCCGCATGACGATAGTGACCCGGTTGACATCAATCGCCCCTGAGACCATGATGGTGCGGCTCTCCATGTCGATGGTAGCCGCCATGTGCAAGTCCTTCGACCTCAGCATCTTTCCCTCCGTCGTGTCTGCAAGGAAACCTAGACCCTAACTCCTCTCAACCCGCACAGCGGCAGAGTTTTCCCAAGTCTGATCTCGCAAGCACTACCGCTGCCAGGAGTACCCAAGATCGATCTACGGCTCTCACCCCCTTTTCGTCTAAGCATAAGTAGTTGTAAATGAGGCGGGAAAGCTCTTGAACCAGGCGGCGGGGATCGCCGAGCCCATCCGTCACACGGCGCCTGCAGTAGCCCCATTCCTCACAGATTGCGGACTTCAAGAGCTGGATCAGGCTGTCGGCCTCGCGCTGCCCCTCTGCCTCCAGATCCTCCAACAGCTCAGCAGCCCGCTCGCTATGGCTTGCGCGTTCGATCCAGCACAGCTGTGCGGTCAGATCCTGGGCGACGTGGCAGAGCCCGAAGACCGCGTGGAGCTCGGACGTTCCGTAGCGCATGAGTACCATGGCGCGCTCCAACTCTTCCTCGGGGAGGTAGTAAGCGCCTGACCGGTGCTGGGTCATCGCACACCTGCCTTCAGCGGGAAACTGACGGCGAAAT of Meiothermus sp. contains these proteins:
- a CDS encoding DUF6423 family protein, with product MAATIDMESRTIMVSGAIDVNRVTIVMRVPIPEPGEYTLVKAETNLTDEPWLCWQITLGEGVSLPLQNPTNLLLSRQFRKAKYLADRGAILFWDGEVRPGDAIFKMARLNISGNYMILSHNRGGLTDGIFDEDEDESDDTGLEQDTPRIDLPGALDRYYEHITRHGFGDDLPKIEVETPVRIVQPGEIDILSFTNLPQAHSGGIRPRERA
- a CDS encoding transposase is translated as MVKGINFVSLLYHSQGLTLPVGYVLVEKTEVYVDQKSGQRKRRSQVSKNEHARYLLQTAVHNQIPFQHVLNDVWLASAANMRFIVLDMKKHFVMPLKSNRKVAPGYRHRRYALCAPPMSQEQQQRGQWTGVEGLDYQDPTPRQVYLEGVPFPLLRVRQVFTHEDGSQGVLYLCSSDTTLDFERMIELYQKRWEIERFHQSIRQNAALAKSPTKTLTTQANHFFAAMWAFVKLELLSHQTQINYFALKAKLYLVASRAAFQELQQIKAQLTA
- a CDS encoding aldo/keto reductase — encoded protein: MGMRYRKVGKWGLQVSEIALGAWASFGDCVKDVGEVKKIVCLAYESGVNFFDNADTYANGCAEELMGSVLAEYPRSTLVLASKAGWPVSGCPNSQGLSRKHLRASLQASLQRLRTDYLDIYFAHRHDPDVPLEEIVTTMSAFVDQGLILYWGTSEWPVARLAGACEFARANGLHPPICEQVDYSILYRKRWENTLAPEAEPLGLGLMATSPLAMGVLTGKYDDGIPPGSRLARHKVLKEALLTPHNLARVRELAAVAAEHGMTRAQLALAWVLRRKELSCAIVGATGIGQLQENLGAAGVVLAPEAVAQIERIIGGKSSTASTT
- a CDS encoding ABC transporter permease translates to MTHYLALALAALRLQFATWKQYRVDYTAGVLTVLLEQALTLVLFSVIFTHVPQVRGWTFPEMLVLYGLNRMALGLADTLGESLWWVGSYAQDGSLLLYKLRPLGVLFQLLTERIHFERISGCLTGLILVLHGASAAGVEWTAGKVATVLLFVLLGAFIYLGLMILGAAVAMRVIGSLDAITTLWSLTEFAKYPLPIFGRTGAFLLTFVVPLALTGYVPAALLLDEHTRTAGTIALAEALVAAGAFFGLCLLAWSWALRAYEGTGN
- a CDS encoding CopG family transcriptional regulator, whose amino-acid sequence is MRTTIYLPNDLARVVEAYLKEHPETSLSALVQEALEARLRRNPAALLELAGVVEKASVNAGEGAEDRLYRQER
- a CDS encoding ATP-binding cassette domain-containing protein — encoded protein: MIVLEGVSKRYRVLEPGRGLGGFVRSLVKPRYREITALDNISLTVPQGQVVGYIGPNGAGKSTTIKIIAGIVRPSAGRVVVAGRDPFRQRTAHQLELGVVMGHRTRLFWDLPVLESLRYHAKVYRLSQSGLDQRIGAMARQFGIEGLLSQPVRQLSLGQRVRCDLALAFLHHPRVLLLDEPTIGLDFDSKALLRSAIRQVASDLQTTVILTSHDLDDVEALSDRIVLLDEGRVLYDGTLRQLRAQHGVLPELRLRLEAGADQVRAWLEGLGGVREVYTHDGWVCVAHEGGGAPAAVLARLLPQTPVREMTTHEPSIEEVLRRVYRGAR
- a CDS encoding IS5 family transposase — protein: MASTRRSYPSDLSDAEWAILEPLIPAPKPGGRPAKVPRREIVSAILYVLENGIKWRAMPHDLPHWSTVYHYFRKWQKEGVWERVAQALVRWDREREGRQACPSALVMDSQSVKTTEKGGPGDTTGRRRSKGESGRTRGAVS
- a CDS encoding IS5/IS1182 family transposase codes for the protein MAFVHPANEHDKWGGQALLLGMDLSLWPRVRKLFVDWGYRGLREVARGLGLELEVVARPYAGVRGVWVREGEEVPEIPREGGFKPLPKRWVVERTFAWMGRNRRLGKDYEYPPEVTEAWMYLGMIRLLVKRLARAA
- a CDS encoding ABC-2 family transporter protein encodes the protein MIPYTANLRVGFQLALAYRRAAAVWVVGELALLVAFYFLWRAVFLSVPAGSFADRDFAAFYLYLLTARLAARFTGGPAWGFFAQRVRVGTVVYDLVQPVELEYALLARWLGQKAGQLVMALPAYATAAFVSGAWSAGEWRLGWFFLSLVVGFACAYFFEFLMSLSAFYTSAQQGINEAKALVVALLSGAFFPIDLLPDRYALLASLLPFQAFIYLPARMLQPSMPESEIFRGLAVQLFWLLVLAASSRFLLGRVRQRFNVQGG
- a CDS encoding cytochrome P450, with amino-acid sequence MDVLNEYALPLVLRVLAELQGVPESSFEELRAWIGVISSVSSSSPKEELLRANRAVAEYGQLVEGLAGEAGGSPQGTVLAGMLAARELGQVSQTEFVANLLALLDAGTQTTADFITNSVLVLLSHQDQLKLLREDPQLLGYAVQELLRFESPVQIVGRWATESFVFQGKGIERGQVVYLVLGSANRDPSWVSDPDRLDLKRKLDRTAAFGGGTHYCLGAPLARLIGGKALEILLQWKGSLSLQTSRLIWRPAFGFRGLTELRVSW
- a CDS encoding kanamycin nucleotidyltransferase C-terminal domain-containing protein, whose product is MHARDKPLPILRATTRRERLERARHIADWILGHYSDAVVAIGIYGSTARGSDEPYSDLEMSVLMRSSPTPGRDERYVQGLKISVEFHTVGSVYRRLQRVDLTWPLCVDQFVSVLSLYDPEGHWPKLKLLVDQLPSGSFVQAIREGIVGELLENFAKLENARKRDDAPAMRWIAWNLAWDVAMISALMNRAYFTSWSRTPDEILRLPSLLPAVKSLVEKFRNGDLRSAKGLHRCCEAAVRGVVQHVATLGVHVQVEPSLAGPPREQIGGGGPGSKR